Proteins encoded by one window of Phenylobacterium soli:
- a CDS encoding methyltransferase family protein: MSDPVLVRVRRATRPGRPGELSRRRSAAPASAALLDAIERIGVLAAFALFYAANAGAHRPLNLLVVATDGLTVLFILVRRPARAVSRSPADWIIAALGTLCTLFMRPGGESLLAPAVAGGLVAAAALLNIAAKFSLNLSFGIAPANRGVQTGGVYAFVRHPMYLGYLILTAVFALMNPTGFNLALMAVGVAAQFERIRREERFLLTDPDYRRYAQQVRFRLLPGLY; this comes from the coding sequence ATGAGCGATCCGGTCTTGGTGCGCGTTCGCCGGGCGACGCGTCCGGGGCGGCCGGGTGAACTCAGCCGCCGCCGTTCCGCCGCGCCGGCCTCCGCGGCCCTGCTCGACGCGATCGAACGCATCGGAGTGCTCGCCGCCTTCGCCCTCTTCTATGCGGCCAACGCGGGCGCCCACCGTCCGCTGAACCTGCTGGTCGTGGCGACCGACGGCTTGACGGTGCTCTTCATCCTCGTGCGCCGGCCAGCCCGGGCCGTCAGTCGCTCGCCGGCGGACTGGATCATCGCGGCGCTCGGCACCCTGTGCACGCTCTTCATGCGGCCCGGCGGGGAGTCCTTGCTCGCGCCCGCCGTCGCCGGCGGCCTCGTGGCCGCCGCCGCGCTGCTCAACATCGCCGCCAAGTTCAGCCTCAACCTGAGCTTCGGGATCGCCCCGGCCAATCGCGGCGTCCAGACCGGCGGCGTGTACGCCTTCGTCCGTCATCCCATGTACCTGGGGTACCTGATCCTCACCGCCGTCTTCGCGCTGATGAACCCCACCGGATTCAACCTGGCCCTGATGGCGGTCGGCGTCGCCGCGCAGTTCGAGCGGATCCGGCGCGAGGAACGGTTCCTGCTCACGGACCCGGACTATCGGCGCTACGCTCAACAGGTCCGCTTCCGCCTGCTGCCCGGGCTCTATTAG
- a CDS encoding sensor histidine kinase, producing MVRVKRNHAAGLDEASANLVIESLGCAVLVLDSQGRVARANAAFRAMTSQAPAALAGLAMDRLGRLFEGDADLSGLLAEVKAKGQSETWLQLAAPGRARSRTLHCTARRISGGRREAYLLVFEDAGAADPLEPHRDAELGHRVKNSLQIIAAFVAAEQRRVGGPSRASYAAIGSRIVAVSTLYDLLSRSGNCATLEGDRLLDGLAEALRRALLGETSCIAISVEAEPVWLAPEQVEAVGLMVNELATNAIKHAFPEGCGQIRLGLRREGPDIVLEVSDNGRGIPAEARSGLGSRYVVAFARQLRGDLSRQTGPGGTRHEIRFPLAGAPIPLGPSRGLELTA from the coding sequence ATGGTGCGCGTCAAGCGAAACCATGCGGCAGGCCTGGACGAGGCATCCGCCAACCTGGTGATCGAAAGCCTCGGGTGCGCGGTTCTCGTGCTGGATTCCCAGGGCCGCGTCGCCCGGGCGAACGCAGCGTTTCGGGCGATGACCAGCCAGGCTCCGGCCGCGCTCGCCGGCCTTGCGATGGACCGCCTGGGCCGGCTGTTCGAAGGCGACGCCGACCTTTCCGGCCTGCTCGCCGAGGTCAAGGCGAAGGGCCAGTCCGAAACCTGGCTGCAGCTCGCCGCCCCGGGTCGGGCGCGCAGCCGGACCTTGCACTGCACCGCCCGGCGGATCAGCGGCGGCCGCAGGGAAGCCTATCTGCTGGTGTTCGAGGACGCCGGCGCGGCGGACCCGCTCGAGCCGCACCGCGACGCCGAACTCGGTCATCGGGTGAAGAACTCGCTGCAGATCATCGCCGCGTTCGTCGCGGCAGAGCAGCGCCGCGTCGGCGGCCCGAGCCGAGCCTCCTATGCGGCGATCGGCTCGCGCATCGTCGCCGTCAGCACCCTCTATGACCTTCTTTCCCGCAGCGGGAACTGCGCGACTCTCGAAGGCGACCGCCTCCTCGATGGCCTGGCCGAGGCGTTGCGCCGGGCCCTGCTCGGCGAGACGTCCTGCATCGCGATCTCGGTGGAGGCCGAACCCGTCTGGCTGGCGCCCGAGCAGGTCGAGGCGGTGGGGCTGATGGTCAATGAACTGGCCACCAACGCCATCAAGCATGCCTTCCCCGAAGGGTGCGGACAGATCCGGCTCGGCCTGCGCCGCGAAGGTCCGGACATCGTGCTGGAGGTCTCGGACAATGGCCGCGGCATCCCGGCCGAAGCCCGCAGTGGGCTTGGGTCACGCTATGTCGTCGCCTTCGCCCGGCAGCTGCGCGGGGATCTGAGCCGACAGACCGGACCGGGCGGCACCCGTCACGAGATCCGCTTTCCGCTCGCCGGCGCGCCGATCCCCCTGGGACCGTCGCGCGGCCTCGAGCTCACCGCCTGA
- a CDS encoding sigma-70 family RNA polymerase sigma factor produces MGLTGETGKQAGQQNCAGAQSEQGPPLEKTLSVTLLENLHVFTPKLRAYAALLLGSIDEADDLVQDTLLRAWRYRHTFQPNTNLKAWLFRILRNEFLTRAGRPRPVQDYDGELAATLVAPGDPELRLQCDQTLRALQTLTPKSRDALVLVAAGNSYEELAEIWGCAVGTVKSRIARARQSLLDALDDHDDPRPARMERHLERHA; encoded by the coding sequence ATGGGGCTGACCGGAGAAACCGGCAAGCAAGCCGGCCAACAGAACTGTGCTGGGGCTCAGTCTGAGCAGGGCCCGCCTCTTGAAAAGACCCTAAGTGTGACATTGCTGGAGAATCTGCACGTCTTCACCCCGAAGCTAAGGGCCTACGCGGCTCTGCTTCTCGGGTCGATCGACGAGGCGGATGACCTGGTGCAGGACACGCTCCTGCGAGCCTGGCGGTATCGGCACACCTTCCAGCCGAACACGAACCTCAAAGCGTGGCTCTTCAGGATCCTGCGCAACGAGTTCCTGACGCGCGCCGGGCGACCGCGGCCCGTCCAGGACTACGACGGCGAGCTGGCCGCCACCCTGGTGGCGCCGGGCGATCCGGAGCTGCGGCTGCAGTGCGACCAGACGCTGCGCGCCCTGCAGACGCTGACGCCGAAATCCCGGGATGCGCTGGTGCTCGTCGCCGCCGGGAACAGCTACGAGGAACTCGCTGAGATCTGGGGCTGCGCGGTCGGCACGGTGAAGAGCCGCATCGCCCGCGCCCGGCAGAGCCTGCTGGACGCGCTCGATGATCACGACGATCCCCGCCCGGCGAGGATGGAGCGTCATCTGGAGCGGCACGCATGA
- a CDS encoding helix-turn-helix domain-containing protein: MLRALTSADEADGLDDATELSPVLMLDALLVILDLLHRSPCGAPVSARTVLMRKGYRRWGNERRAFERRVNAQLIGLDGLVRRLAGDGEPLLAFAPRNVARTDFMVRPGGALVAELAAPDCVELGAAVLRFDHRKNRGADALAKKLAVALAHSPESEVLRVRDILAATGEWSRYDNGGRCDRLAARFEAALGLLRAAGLCRLELEPPCERPYGWFRTWCGTEVRVTSWPRPVPLPRTDGTPSPRGRALTGRRGRPPFSPTADQRALVAALSADGCSRTLIAGRVGVSLPTLRRYFAVELAAAERRAAGPLEARGRSGGDFLQIFDALLRSARAGAGAVPAGSQP, from the coding sequence TTGCTGCGCGCGCTGACCTCCGCCGACGAGGCGGACGGATTGGACGACGCGACGGAATTGTCGCCGGTGCTGATGCTCGATGCGTTGCTGGTCATCCTCGACCTGCTTCATCGGTCGCCTTGCGGCGCGCCGGTGAGCGCGCGCACGGTGCTCATGCGCAAGGGCTACCGCCGGTGGGGCAACGAACGACGGGCCTTCGAGCGGCGGGTCAACGCCCAGCTCATCGGCCTGGACGGCCTGGTTCGCCGGCTCGCCGGCGACGGGGAGCCGCTGCTCGCCTTCGCGCCGCGCAACGTTGCGCGCACCGACTTCATGGTCCGGCCCGGCGGAGCCCTCGTGGCCGAACTCGCGGCGCCCGATTGCGTGGAGCTCGGCGCCGCCGTCCTGCGCTTCGACCATCGGAAGAACCGGGGAGCCGACGCGCTCGCCAAGAAGCTGGCCGTGGCGCTCGCCCACAGTCCAGAGAGCGAGGTGCTGCGCGTCCGCGACATCCTGGCCGCCACGGGCGAGTGGAGCCGCTATGACAACGGCGGCCGCTGCGATCGGCTCGCCGCCCGGTTCGAGGCCGCCCTCGGCCTGCTGCGCGCCGCGGGCCTTTGTCGCCTCGAACTCGAGCCGCCCTGCGAGCGTCCCTACGGCTGGTTCCGCACCTGGTGCGGGACCGAGGTGCGGGTGACCTCGTGGCCGCGCCCGGTTCCGCTTCCGCGCACCGACGGGACGCCCAGCCCGCGTGGACGCGCCCTGACGGGCCGCCGCGGCCGGCCGCCGTTCTCGCCGACGGCAGATCAGCGTGCGCTCGTCGCTGCACTCAGCGCCGACGGGTGCAGCCGCACCCTCATCGCCGGACGGGTCGGCGTCAGCCTGCCCACGCTACGGCGCTACTTCGCCGTCGAGCTCGCCGCCGCCGAGCGGCGCGCCGCTGGGCCCCTCGAGGCGCGCGGCCGGTCCGGCGGAGACTTCCTGCAGATCTTCGACGCCCTGCTTCGCAGCGCCCGCGCCGGCGCGGGCGCGGTGCCGGCGGGGTCGCAGCCATGA
- a CDS encoding helix-turn-helix transcriptional regulator: protein MEPLSRAAAPNGPGQLGPSSMGMERRLAPGDAFGERLDELDMPPGETGWDRFHPGPRFEIDTEGQVRAANAAGQLLIANRSIGLSGGRLRFGAASSNRRLERAIALSRQHPRQKLILRRMDGAWRSAELHSSPHLPTLLLLFATDEDLQPQAFAALADAFELTRGEARVLQALCTGSCPKEIAQQLDVSEHTVRSHLRAIYAKLNVRGLANAIRLATQLVS from the coding sequence ATGGAGCCGCTGAGCAGAGCCGCCGCCCCCAATGGGCCGGGTCAACTCGGCCCGTCGTCCATGGGCATGGAGCGACGTCTCGCCCCTGGCGACGCCTTCGGCGAGCGCCTCGATGAGCTGGACATGCCGCCCGGCGAGACGGGCTGGGACCGCTTCCACCCCGGACCCCGCTTCGAGATCGACACGGAGGGCCAGGTCCGCGCCGCCAACGCCGCGGGCCAACTCCTGATCGCCAACCGCTCGATCGGCCTGAGCGGCGGGCGCCTGCGGTTCGGCGCCGCGAGCAGCAATCGTCGCCTGGAACGGGCGATCGCCCTGTCTCGCCAGCATCCGCGCCAGAAGCTCATCCTTCGCCGCATGGATGGGGCCTGGCGCTCGGCCGAGCTGCACAGCTCCCCCCACCTGCCGACCCTGCTGCTGCTGTTCGCCACCGACGAGGACCTGCAGCCGCAAGCCTTCGCGGCCCTGGCCGACGCCTTCGAGCTGACCCGCGGCGAGGCGCGGGTGCTGCAGGCGCTCTGCACCGGCTCCTGCCCGAAGGAGATCGCCCAGCAGCTCGACGTTTCGGAACACACCGTCCGCTCGCACCTGCGGGCTATCTACGCAAAGTTGAACGTCCGCGGCCTGGCCAACGCCATCCGCCTCGCGACGCAGCTCGTCTCCTGA
- a CDS encoding Crp/Fnr family transcriptional regulator: MTERLVRKFANAGKLPRLAEVALSEAAADQRVLEPDQLIVAERDFPDCVHVVLEGFACRYKILAASGRRPILDFLLPGDLCDAHPDVGAAMDHSIGTLTTCRVAFIPREALWDLARRFPAIARALSWSALVEESVAREWLVNIAARPADQRIAHLLCEICARLQAVGLSDRGRYPLPITQLDLADATGLSLVHANRMLQRLRAAKLVVWRSDELTLPQPAQLARYCGFESDYLHLDALT, from the coding sequence ATGACCGAACGGCTCGTGCGGAAGTTCGCCAACGCCGGGAAGCTGCCCCGGCTCGCCGAGGTCGCCCTGTCCGAGGCGGCGGCCGACCAGCGCGTCCTGGAACCGGACCAACTGATCGTCGCCGAGCGCGACTTTCCGGACTGCGTGCACGTCGTCCTCGAAGGCTTCGCCTGCCGCTACAAGATCCTGGCGGCCAGCGGCCGGCGGCCCATCCTCGACTTCCTCCTGCCGGGCGACCTATGCGACGCCCACCCCGATGTCGGCGCGGCCATGGATCACAGCATCGGGACGCTCACCACCTGCCGGGTCGCCTTCATTCCACGGGAGGCGCTCTGGGATCTCGCACGGCGCTTCCCGGCCATCGCCCGGGCCCTGTCCTGGTCCGCCCTCGTGGAAGAAAGCGTCGCCCGCGAATGGCTGGTGAACATCGCGGCGCGCCCGGCCGACCAGCGGATCGCCCATCTGCTGTGCGAGATCTGCGCGCGGCTGCAGGCTGTCGGGCTCTCCGATCGCGGACGATACCCCCTGCCGATCACCCAGCTGGACCTCGCCGATGCGACGGGCCTGTCCCTGGTCCACGCCAACCGCATGCTCCAGCGGCTGCGGGCGGCGAAGCTGGTCGTCTGGCGCAGCGATGAGTTGACGCTGCCGCAGCCGGCGCAGCTCGCCCGGTACTGCGGGTTCGAGAGCGACTATCTGCATCTGGATGCGCTGACCTGA
- a CDS encoding TadE/TadG family type IV pilus assembly protein: protein MHSTSGAIRSGVAACAAYCVRLWRNRTGNVAPLFALMLVPLVAALGMAGEGSSWFMLQRSAQNVADQAALAAAVNACAPGASCATGGTTYVSEARAVAARYTFVNGANDTTVAASTATAPAPCTSSDVCYVVTIQRKVPVYLLKVLGFTGTTTTAGGLDAQNIYATAWAKRTNSTSEFCITTLSSSGNSFRVNGGAQLNLTGCSIFAPNGGTSCNGQTGSTISYTYVGSTGGSNDNCGTEVANTLPLLDPYAGLASANLPSTLVQNCGGVFPKDGNKVTLPASNQLGGTMSFSGGSALCGDVKLVSDVTVTGDSTLIIENGHLDLNGHTMRTATNASLTLVFSGTTANGYDHFPKGAQGSVLDFAAPTSGPWSGVAIYQDPVLTSGVDFTVSGSTPQFDISGLIYAPKATITLSGAINHATAGLACLAFFVYQVQINGTAAIFATPTIDCPRAGLDPGSVSTLQQVVLVQ, encoded by the coding sequence ATGCATTCGACTTCCGGAGCTATTCGATCGGGCGTCGCCGCCTGCGCAGCCTACTGTGTTCGCCTGTGGCGAAACCGCACCGGCAACGTCGCTCCCCTGTTCGCTCTGATGCTTGTGCCGCTCGTCGCGGCGCTCGGCATGGCGGGGGAAGGCTCCAGCTGGTTCATGCTGCAGCGGTCCGCGCAGAACGTCGCCGACCAGGCCGCGCTCGCAGCCGCGGTCAACGCCTGTGCGCCGGGCGCGAGCTGCGCCACCGGCGGCACGACCTATGTGTCGGAGGCCAGGGCCGTGGCCGCCCGCTACACCTTCGTCAACGGCGCGAACGACACGACGGTCGCGGCGAGCACCGCCACGGCGCCGGCGCCCTGCACCAGCTCCGACGTCTGCTACGTGGTGACCATCCAACGCAAGGTGCCGGTGTACCTGCTCAAGGTCCTGGGTTTCACCGGCACCACGACCACCGCGGGCGGGCTCGATGCCCAGAACATCTATGCGACGGCCTGGGCCAAACGCACCAACTCGACGAGCGAGTTCTGCATCACCACCCTCAGCAGCTCGGGCAATTCGTTCCGAGTGAACGGCGGCGCCCAGCTCAACCTGACGGGCTGCTCGATCTTCGCCCCGAACGGCGGCACGAGCTGCAACGGCCAGACCGGCAGCACGATCAGCTACACCTATGTGGGCTCCACCGGCGGAAGCAACGACAACTGCGGGACGGAGGTGGCCAACACCCTGCCGCTCCTCGACCCCTACGCCGGGCTCGCCTCGGCCAACCTCCCCTCGACCCTTGTTCAAAACTGCGGAGGCGTGTTCCCGAAGGACGGCAACAAGGTGACATTGCCCGCCAGCAATCAGCTCGGCGGCACGATGAGCTTCTCTGGCGGATCGGCGCTGTGCGGCGACGTGAAGCTCGTGTCCGACGTGACGGTCACCGGCGACAGCACCCTGATCATCGAGAACGGCCACCTCGATCTCAACGGCCACACGATGCGCACCGCCACCAACGCGAGCCTGACGCTGGTGTTCTCCGGCACCACGGCCAACGGCTATGATCACTTCCCCAAGGGCGCCCAGGGCAGCGTGCTGGACTTCGCCGCCCCCACCTCCGGCCCCTGGTCGGGCGTCGCGATCTATCAGGATCCGGTGCTGACCTCGGGCGTCGATTTCACGGTGTCCGGATCGACGCCGCAATTCGACATCAGCGGCCTGATCTACGCGCCGAAGGCGACGATCACCCTGTCGGGCGCGATCAACCACGCGACCGCCGGCCTCGCCTGCCTGGCGTTCTTCGTCTACCAGGTGCAGATCAACGGCACCGCGGCGATCTTCGCCACGCCGACCATCGACTGCCCGCGCGCCGGGCTCGATCCGGGCTCGGTCTCGACGCTCCAGCAGGTGGTGCTGGTCCAATGA
- a CDS encoding class I adenylate-forming enzyme family protein, giving the protein MAEYRRRGWWRGQTIDALFRAAVAVRADAEALVDAPNRQALAGTPPQRLTYAELDRRVDALCHVLAGLGVGRGDVVATQLPNLVEGVVAFLACARMGAILSPVAMAYRGHELRQILPSVEPKAYITVGEFHGCDHAAMLVELKAEGVTAAEIVSLGAAPPAGAMALDVLMAEAPAAPFDTPADLDAAEALTICWTSGTEAMPKGVPRHHDHWVVNGEALVEAAGLQVGDTILNPFPLINIAAIGGMVMTWLLAQGRLVQHHPFDLPIFLGQMQDEGVAYTVAPPAVLNMLLQNEALLDGTDLSKLRCLGSGSAPLSPWMVKGWQERHGVTVMNVFGSNEGTSLFSTGEAIPDPELRARYFPRFGAQGVNWPAAFPAKIRTRLVDVDSGEEITEPGREGELRIAGAMTFDGYWKAPEITAQAFDDDGYFRTGDLFEIAPDGGGRYYRFVGRCKEIIIRGGLNISPAELDVLIEGHPKVREASCAAYPDERLGERVCAVVALRPGESLTLEELNAHLKAHDIATFKLPERLRIVDALPRNALGKVLRRELSGVVAA; this is encoded by the coding sequence GTGGCGGAATATCGCCGTCGGGGCTGGTGGCGGGGCCAGACCATCGATGCGCTGTTCCGAGCCGCGGTCGCGGTCCGCGCCGACGCCGAGGCCCTGGTCGACGCGCCCAATCGCCAAGCCTTGGCCGGCACGCCGCCGCAGAGGCTGACCTATGCCGAACTCGACCGCCGGGTCGACGCGCTCTGCCACGTGCTGGCCGGACTCGGCGTCGGGCGCGGGGACGTTGTGGCGACTCAACTGCCCAACCTGGTGGAGGGCGTCGTCGCCTTCCTCGCCTGCGCGCGCATGGGGGCGATCCTCAGTCCCGTGGCCATGGCCTATCGCGGCCACGAGCTCCGCCAGATCCTGCCGAGCGTCGAGCCCAAGGCCTACATCACCGTGGGCGAGTTCCACGGCTGCGATCACGCCGCCATGCTGGTCGAGCTGAAAGCCGAAGGCGTGACCGCGGCCGAGATCGTCAGCCTCGGCGCCGCGCCGCCAGCCGGCGCCATGGCCCTGGACGTCCTGATGGCCGAAGCGCCGGCGGCGCCGTTCGACACGCCCGCCGACCTCGACGCCGCGGAGGCGCTGACGATCTGCTGGACCTCCGGCACCGAGGCCATGCCCAAGGGCGTGCCGCGTCACCACGATCACTGGGTGGTCAATGGCGAGGCCCTGGTCGAGGCGGCGGGTCTTCAGGTGGGCGACACCATCCTCAACCCCTTCCCGCTGATCAACATCGCCGCGATCGGCGGCATGGTGATGACCTGGCTGCTGGCGCAGGGCCGGCTCGTCCAGCACCACCCGTTCGACCTGCCGATCTTCCTTGGGCAGATGCAGGACGAAGGCGTCGCCTACACCGTCGCCCCGCCGGCGGTTCTGAACATGCTGCTGCAGAACGAGGCGCTGCTCGATGGGACGGATCTGTCCAAGCTGCGCTGCCTCGGCTCCGGCTCGGCGCCGCTGTCGCCCTGGATGGTGAAGGGCTGGCAGGAGCGCCACGGCGTCACGGTGATGAACGTCTTCGGCTCGAACGAAGGGACCTCGCTGTTCTCCACCGGGGAGGCGATCCCGGACCCGGAGCTGCGCGCCCGCTACTTCCCACGCTTCGGGGCGCAGGGCGTGAATTGGCCCGCCGCGTTCCCCGCCAAGATCCGCACCCGGCTGGTGGACGTGGACAGCGGCGAGGAGATCACCGAGCCCGGCCGGGAAGGCGAGCTGCGCATCGCCGGAGCCATGACCTTCGACGGCTACTGGAAGGCGCCGGAGATCACCGCCCAGGCCTTCGACGACGACGGCTACTTCCGCACCGGCGACCTGTTCGAGATCGCCCCCGACGGCGGCGGCCGCTACTACCGCTTCGTCGGCCGCTGCAAGGAGATCATCATCCGCGGCGGGCTCAACATCTCGCCGGCCGAGCTCGACGTGCTGATCGAGGGCCATCCCAAGGTGCGGGAGGCGAGCTGCGCCGCCTATCCCGACGAGCGGCTGGGCGAGCGGGTCTGCGCGGTGGTGGCCCTGAGGCCCGGCGAGAGCCTCACCCTGGAGGAGCTCAACGCGCACCTGAAGGCGCACGACATCGCCACCTTCAAGCTGCCGGAGCGCCTGAGGATCGTCGACGCCCTGCCGCGCAATGCGCTCGGCAAGGTGCTGCGGCGCGAGCTGTCGGGGGTGGTCGCCGCCTGA
- a CDS encoding Crp/Fnr family transcriptional regulator, with protein sequence MATPRRVVRFAAQSRRRALNDAAPMNMMRTHIAMDPLPQQSRLVRKLSNFIPFSGADIEVLNSLCDHTETYRPDSDVVIEGETPRSAFVVTEGLACAYRNMQDGRRQIIAFLLPGDISDVHVFLTKSMDHSIAALTRLKLATIPRDKMVDTFFQHPRIAAALWWNSLQDKAILRERIVALGRRRARGRVAYLLCELWWRHHSVGLTQGQTLTLPITQLELADSIGLTPAHVNRILMSLRDSGIINLSHRLLTVLDLDALQEVGEFNSDYLHLEGASSETAKYFDRIEQAIHPD encoded by the coding sequence ATGGCGACGCCACGCCGGGTTGTCCGGTTCGCCGCCCAGTCGCGCCGGCGCGCGCTGAATGACGCCGCGCCGATGAACATGATGCGCACCCATATCGCCATGGACCCGCTGCCGCAGCAGAGCCGCCTCGTGCGCAAATTGAGCAACTTCATCCCCTTCTCCGGAGCGGACATCGAAGTGCTGAATTCGCTGTGCGATCACACCGAGACCTACCGCCCCGACAGCGACGTGGTGATCGAGGGCGAGACGCCGCGATCGGCCTTCGTGGTCACCGAGGGGCTGGCCTGCGCCTACCGCAACATGCAGGACGGCCGCCGGCAGATCATCGCCTTCCTGCTGCCCGGCGACATCTCGGACGTCCACGTGTTCCTGACCAAATCGATGGACCACTCGATCGCGGCGCTGACGCGGCTGAAGCTCGCCACCATCCCGCGCGACAAGATGGTGGACACCTTCTTCCAGCATCCGCGGATCGCCGCCGCCCTCTGGTGGAATTCACTCCAGGACAAGGCGATCCTGCGCGAGCGCATCGTTGCGCTCGGCCGACGTCGGGCCCGCGGGCGCGTCGCCTATCTGCTCTGCGAACTGTGGTGGCGCCATCACTCCGTCGGCCTGACCCAGGGCCAGACCCTGACCCTGCCGATCACTCAGCTCGAGCTGGCCGACTCCATCGGCCTCACGCCCGCGCACGTGAACCGCATTCTGATGAGCCTGCGCGACAGCGGGATCATCAACCTGTCACATCGACTGCTGACCGTGCTTGATCTCGACGCGCTTCAGGAAGTGGGCGAGTTCAACAGCGACTACCTCCATCTGGAAGGCGCCTCGTCGGAGACGGCCAAGTACTTCGACCGGATAGAACAAGCGATCCATCCCGACTGA
- a CDS encoding sensor histidine kinase: MFFRAWITAEQDKVLAAQIGRAIVQSSHIQGLFACRRDGRVIFCNEAAADYLARPRGQVIRRPIQDVLAELPDRRSARMLAAALDQGREREFVMPRPGAAGCFLRVRVLPVGRGSLAFFLRDATQEAQATLGLRRKEHRLRLANESLRLAHRAARAASWEWRAGEALRWLDLAAARALIGLPRQWTEHEKLRDWINFVDPEDIDTVNAGLARLATEDESVYEFRVIGADGRRHWVESHATASDRDASGVPRRLTGVTSDITSRKAAEAALRHETAELNQAKTHLQLVVGELNHRVKNMLAVVQSLARQSFGNARSAELENFEDRLMALAWTHDILVDQRWAGATLDRLIDGTLAPHRRKGADRITADGPHVVLDPKLAIAFSLALHELATNAVKYGALRGAHGTVSIHWEVEDRHGEEWLVLEWRERGGPPVSPPKRRGFGSRLIERGVTGEIGGKAHLDFDPAGLSCCISAPLYAPDPEREPLSHESVRRKIEGLARPTEEPRPNI, from the coding sequence ATGTTCTTTCGAGCCTGGATCACGGCCGAACAAGACAAGGTCCTCGCCGCGCAGATCGGCCGGGCCATCGTCCAGAGCAGCCACATCCAGGGCCTGTTCGCCTGCCGCCGCGACGGCCGGGTGATCTTCTGCAACGAGGCCGCCGCGGACTATCTGGCGCGGCCTCGCGGCCAGGTCATCCGCCGACCGATCCAGGACGTGCTGGCCGAGCTGCCCGATCGACGCTCCGCGCGGATGCTGGCCGCGGCGCTGGATCAGGGGCGCGAGCGTGAGTTCGTCATGCCGCGCCCCGGGGCTGCCGGCTGCTTCCTGCGGGTGCGCGTGCTGCCGGTGGGAAGGGGATCCCTGGCCTTCTTCCTTCGCGATGCGACCCAGGAAGCGCAGGCGACGCTGGGGTTGAGGCGCAAGGAGCACAGGCTCCGTCTCGCCAACGAGAGTCTTCGGCTGGCCCATCGGGCCGCCCGCGCCGCGAGCTGGGAATGGCGGGCGGGAGAAGCGCTGCGCTGGTTGGACCTCGCTGCGGCGCGCGCCCTGATCGGCCTGCCCCGTCAATGGACCGAGCACGAGAAGCTGCGCGACTGGATCAACTTCGTGGATCCGGAGGATATCGACACCGTCAACGCCGGCCTCGCACGCCTCGCCACCGAAGACGAGAGCGTTTACGAATTCCGGGTGATCGGGGCGGACGGGCGTCGCCACTGGGTGGAGAGCCACGCGACCGCCAGCGACCGCGACGCCAGCGGCGTCCCCAGGCGACTGACCGGCGTCACCAGCGACATCACCAGCCGCAAGGCCGCAGAGGCGGCGCTGCGCCACGAGACCGCCGAGCTCAACCAGGCGAAGACGCACCTGCAGCTCGTCGTCGGCGAGCTCAATCACCGCGTGAAGAACATGCTGGCGGTGGTCCAGTCGCTCGCGCGCCAAAGCTTCGGCAACGCGCGCAGCGCCGAGCTGGAGAATTTCGAGGATCGCCTCATGGCGCTGGCCTGGACCCACGACATCCTCGTGGACCAGCGCTGGGCCGGCGCCACTCTGGACCGGCTCATCGACGGCACGCTCGCGCCGCACCGACGCAAGGGCGCCGACCGCATCACGGCGGACGGGCCGCACGTGGTTCTGGACCCGAAACTGGCCATCGCCTTTTCCCTGGCGCTGCACGAGCTGGCCACCAATGCGGTGAAGTACGGCGCCCTGCGGGGCGCTCACGGCACCGTCAGCATCCATTGGGAGGTCGAGGATCGGCATGGCGAGGAGTGGCTGGTGCTCGAGTGGCGCGAACGGGGCGGGCCGCCGGTCTCGCCTCCCAAGCGGCGCGGCTTCGGCTCCCGCCTGATCGAGCGCGGCGTCACCGGAGAGATCGGCGGCAAGGCGCACCTGGACTTCGACCCGGCGGGCCTGTCCTGTTGCATCTCCGCGCCCCTCTATGCGCCCGATCCGGAGCGAGAGCCGCTTTCGCACGAGAGCGTGCGGCGCAAGATCGAAGGGCTTGCCCGGCCCACGGAGGAGCCGCGCCCCAACATCTAG